The Lolium perenne isolate Kyuss_39 chromosome 6, Kyuss_2.0, whole genome shotgun sequence genome segment TTTTTCCTATTATCCTTTTAGGAATCGTTCGGACATTAGATCGAGCAAGCATAGATATAGTGCAAGGAAGAGCTTAAAGCACGTGAATAAGAATTAGTTTAAACAGAcctgcttcttctttttcttccactGAAGAATCCGAGTTCGGTGAACCTCTAAATTGGTTACCATACTGCTCAATACTATCGAGAAGCTCTGAATCAACCTCCCCATTAGAGTCTGTTCCAAAGTTGGTTTTCATGAGGTCCTTCTGTAACTCTGGTTCCTCAACCTCAAGCCTCGTTTCAATGTGCAATAGGATTCCACCGGAATATTCAAAATCAACTTCAAAAGCCCACAGCTCATTTAAATCCAGTGGAAGGACTCGCATCGCGTGTACATACGGTGGGAGTTTTCCAATACTGAAGTCCGTAAGTGTAATTTCACCAACGTAAGCTGGGGTCCTCATGCTTGATAATGTTCGCTGCGCAAACGGAAATcaataaacagaaaagaaagaaaaatacaactGATTTCTTCTTTAACATGAGCAGTAAACCTAACCTGAATACGTGCTTTGATGAACTTGTTTATCTCATCATTCATTTTAGCGTCGAAAAAAAGCCGTGAGGACAGAAGGTTCCAACAAAGTGTACCTTCATCTACAGCTTTATCATCTACATTTACATCAGGAAAAGCTGGAAGCTGCCCAGCGTGACTCGAAGGAGCAGTTGGGGCAGTGGGTTTCGCTGTATCTTGTGATGAGCTGTTACTGGACTTGTCCTCTTGTGAACCTATAAAAGCTTCAATAAATGGCGCACCCTGATAGCTGCGTATTTTATCCAAGATCTTCTTTTCTCCTTGTGTGGATGACGCTGCACCTGTTTTACCCTCTGCCGGAACCTTTGTAGATGCCTTTTTGGCCAACTTCTTGAGGAATAGACGAACTTTGGAAGACCCGTCCGTCTTTGTTTCACTGTCCATGACCTCATGATCCTCAGCTGAAAGTACTGTAGGCTTCAGGAAACATGGGTACTCGGAATTTAGTGATGATATGTAATTAGAGAACTCTTTGCTCAACTGAGCATGCCAATTCAATTTCTCCTTGTCTGCAGTAGCTGCAAGACGAAGCGCTTTACACCATGATTCCTTCTCCCATGAAGTCTCAGCATAAAGAAAGCAGACCTTGcttccattatagatctcatgttcCTGGCTTTCCAACTTTATCGGATACCTCTTAGTCCTGAAAATAAGCAACAGTGGTACAATTACATATAGACTGAACTACAGATACAAACACTCGTACTTTTCCTCTTAAGATATATTCAGATCCTAGAGGAGTTTCCTTTTAAAACCAAATTTTATGTACATATTTAAAGCCGTTAGCAGATTGTCACATGTATACATGAGTTACCCTGAAACCAAAGCATTCGATGCAATTCATCAAAATACTTCTCAAATTTGTTTGATAAGTACATAATAATGAAAGGTCAATATTAAATATCTATTGTCTCATAAAAATTAACTAACTTGCACCTTTACACCTACAAAGAGATAAATGCTAATTTCATGTTCAATGGTAAGCATTTCGATTTGTATAGACCACTGACCATTTGCGGGAAGGCATACTGGATGCAGAAACAGCAACAACCGTGCATTTCGAAAGCTCAATCGCTGTGTCAGGGACATCAGGACCAGACAAAATAAGGAAGTGCCCCTTGAGTTTAGCCATCTTCTTTGCAGGAAAAACCTCAACAATACTCTTCTTGTCCTTCATCTCTTTGAGACCTCCACTTGATAAGCGCTCACTACTAACTTTCGGTAACTTTTCTGGCTCTAGTATCCATAGAGAGCCCTATCAACATATGTCAATAATGTAAAAGGCTGGATCATTAGCAAGAAAACATAAAACATCTAAATTAATCACAATTCCAAAGCAATTTGAAAAGGAATGAACTGTCAAGTTAATTAAGCTCCTACAATGGCCTGGTGTTACTCATCAAGTGCATTTTGCATAATTTTTTCTCCAGCAATCATATTTACAATCTAAGTTGAACAGGTGCAAATTCATATTACAGACAGTCCGCGTCTGGACAACAGAACTAGTATAAAGATGTGCTGCAAAGTTAAAGGAACACCATGATGCAAACATAGTGGTAGGCAAGAAGTAGTGTTCAGTTGGAAGACAAATCTAGCGGTAGTACTTCTGACCAAGGTCAATCCATATGTATCTTGGCCAACG includes the following:
- the LOC127326786 gene encoding uncharacterized protein; its protein translation is MAAGFVAGFLLGLLLLAAAEAAALLWVLRRLRRRHEAATAAAQPDAVEELPGERPFPYEKKGSLWILEPEKLPKVSSERLSSGGLKEMKDKKSIVEVFPAKKMAKLKGHFLILSGPDVPDTAIELSKCTVVAVSASSMPSRKWTKRYPIKLESQEHEIYNGSKVCFLYAETSWEKESWCKALRLAATADKEKLNWHAQLSKEFSNYISSLNSEYPCFLKPTVLSAEDHEVMDSETKTDGSSKVRLFLKKLAKKASTKVPAEGKTGAASSTQGEKKILDKIRSYQGAPFIEAFIGSQEDKSSNSSSQDTAKPTAPTAPSSHAGQLPAFPDVNVDDKAVDEGTLCWNLLSSRLFFDAKMNDEINKFIKARIQRTLSSMRTPAYVGEITLTDFSIGKLPPYVHAMRVLPLDLNELWAFEVDFEYSGGILLHIETRLEVEEPELQKDLMKTNFGTDSNGEVDSELLDSIEQYGNQFRGSPNSDSSVEEKEEADASQSKSTGWISRLKNMLHSIADHVSQVPLSLAIKITSVRGVLRIHLKPPPSDQLWFGFTSIPELEWDLESSVGDRKITNNHIASLIGNRIKASLRDSLVLPNCESIPMPWMLAEKDDWAPLKDGPYIWLNHEPTETRSHAAAATPTHHEEAAAAKADASTKNAAPSSRDSSAGSEESLRSIDESAEDPVAESSHAQSRLAPASETSTSPSHPDAASELRKPLLSTEDTSERRGGPPLYTSLRAIRPAGQQQQQAALASVGEDVKQKSGRRSRMMDLGKKMGDKLEEKRRQVEEKGRTIVEKMRENARTNSMERTAS